A section of the Chelmon rostratus isolate fCheRos1 chromosome 16, fCheRos1.pri, whole genome shotgun sequence genome encodes:
- the lipea gene encoding lipase, hormone-sensitive a isoform X2, translated as MRVDMDYKVLFAALATVCEDNISVMCGPDLAHGAVAKRLVTCMTQIQEHGRALEPVVGGFAAVFHHYDFDAQTPGNGYRTLIKVLQSCLLHIIHKGRYIASNYNSAFFRAEHNASEMEAYCSALCQLRALLHLAQRLINDNGYGQLYSLQDGELSRKFVQEYISMHKACFYGRCLGFQYSPTLRPFLQTVVISMVSYGETYGKQQSGLGMAALSLLTSGKYVINPELRGAEFERITQNLDMQFWKSFWNLTESGLITGFNRIASSPVQVNLTLTLPPVTLRLPLASDPSLTATVSPPIAHWGPGPVHMRLISYELREGQDSEELLAFSRTDPPPISVSHLPWVQKQPRSPWLLVHFHGGGFVAQTSRSHENYLRAWSKELSVPILSVDYSLSPEAPFPRALEECFYAYCWALNNCHLLGSTAERVCLAGDSAGGNLCITVSMKAMSSGIRVPDGIMAAYPATLLTTDASPSRLLTLIDPLLPLGVLAKCLNAYAGADSQTVQPAVESGSLSSLGRDTAVLLSDLTQGASNWIQSFLDPMRTSGGARSVSSVQRKSQSSEPRRTPARTSTPNCGGQMDYPEGFEPLRSESLAFIRPTSCPIIRNPFVSPLLAPNHLLKGLPPVHIVASALDALLDDSVMFAKKLRDMGQPVSLTVVEDLPHGFLSILQLAKETEVASEICVEQMRKIFQGENRTPALRKRPKLAETNQSSKTSG; from the exons atgCGGGTCG ATATGGATTACAAGGTTTTGTTTGCAGCCTTGGCGACAGTATGTGAAGACAACATTTCTGTTATGTGTGGGCCCGATTTGGCTCACGGCGCTGTTGCCAAGCGACTGGTCACTTGTATGACACAGATTCAGGAGCACGGCCGAGCCCTGGAGCCTGTGGTCGGTGGCTTCGCCGCCGTCTTCCACCATTATGACTTTGACGCACAAACGCCTGGGAATGGCTACCGCACCTTGATCAAG gtgTTGCAATCCTGCCTTTTGCACATCATTCACAAGGGCCGTTACATTGCCTCTAATTACAACAGTGCCTTCTTCAGGGCGGAGCACAACGCCTCTGAGATGGAGGCGTACTGCAGCGCTCTGTGTCAGCTGCGCGCCCTGCTCCACCTCGCCCAGCGGCTCATCAACGACAACGGCTACGGCCAGCTGTACTCCCTGCAGGACGGGGAACTAAGCCGCAAGTTCGTGCAGGAGTACATCTCTATGCACAAAGCCTGTTTCTATGGCCGCTGTCTGGGCTTTCAG TATTCGCCAACGCTGCGTCCCTTCCTCCAGACCGTTGTCATAAGCATGGTTTCATATGGCGAGACGTATGGTAAACAGCAGTCTGGCTTGG GTATGGCagccctctccctcctcacatcAGGGAAGTACGTCATCAATCCGGAGTTGCGTGGTGCTGAGTTTGAACGCATTACCCAGAACCTGGACATGCAGTTCTGGAAGTCCTTCTGGAACCTCACTGAGTCCGGCCTTATAACA gGCTTCAACAGGATAGCCTCTAGCCCAGTGCAGGTGAATCTCACCCTCACTTTGCCTCCTGTCACTCTACGCCTCCCGCTGGCCTCAGACCCCAGTCTAACAGCCACCGTTTCACCTCCAATAGCCCACTGGGGGCCCGGGCCAGTCCACATGCGTCTCATTTCTTATGAGCTTCGAGAAGGACAG GACAGCGAAGAGCTGCTAGCTTTTTCTCGAACTGATCCTCCCCCCATCTCCGTTTCCCATCTCCCCTGGGTACAAAAGCAGCCTCGCTCCCCCTGGCTGCTCGTCCACTTCCATGGAGGGGGCTTTGTGGCCCAGACTTCCAGATCCCATGAG AATTATCTTCGGGCTTGGTCCAAGGAGCTGAGCGTACCTATCCTCTCCGTGGACTACTCTCTGTCACCTGAAGCACCTTTTCCCAGAGCTCTGGAGGAGTGTTTCTACGCCTACTGCTGGGCTCTGAACAACTGTCACCTGCTGG gcTCCACAGCAGAGCGGGTTTGTCTGGCAGGTGACAGCGCTGGAGGAAACCTCTGCATCACTGTGTCCATGAAGGCCATGTCCAGCGGCATCCGAGTCCCTGACGGCATCATGGCTGCCTACCCCGCCACCCTGCTCACCACTGACGCCTCGCCATCCCGCCTGCTCACGCTCATCGACCCGCTGTTGCCTCTAGGTGTTCTGGCAAAGTGCCTCAATGCCTATGCAG GTGCAGACAGCCAGACGGTGCAGCCTGCAGTGGAAAGCGGCAGTCTGAGCTCTCTGGGTAGAGACACCGCTGTGCTGCTCAGCGATCTCACCCAGGGAGCCTCCAACTGGATCCAGTCCTTTCTGGACCCCATGCGGACTTCAGGCGGAGCCCGCTCAGTGTCATCAGTGCAGAGGAAGTCCCAGAGCAGTGAACCTCGCAGGACACCCGCTCGCACCTCCACACCAAACTGCGGAGGTCAGATGGATTACCCAGAAGGCTTTGAGCCCCTGCGATCCGAATCCCTGGCTTTCATTCGCCCAACTTCCTGTCCCATTATCAGGAACCCGTTTGTGTCGCCTCTGCTGGCTCCCAACCACCTGCTGAAAGGCCTGCCACCTGTACACATAGTG GCCTCTGCTCTGGATGCCTTGCTGGATGACTCGGTGATGTTTGCCAAGAAGCTGCGAGACATGGGCCAACCTGTGAGCCTGACGGTGGTGGAGGACCTGCCTCATGGCTTCCTCAGCATATTGCAGCTCGCCAAGGAGACGGAGGTCGCATCAGAAATCTGTGTGGAGCAAATGAGGAAGATTTTTCAGGGAGAAAACCGAACACCGGCCCTTCGCAAACGGCCAAAGCTGGCAGAGACTAACCAGAGTAGCAAAACGTCAGGCTGA
- the lipea gene encoding lipase, hormone-sensitive a isoform X1: MSCLAGDDAIKICVCSLRFTVHITCLLCRLLQRQILYIKGVKKKTDSALVSHSPPTSDMDYKVLFAALATVCEDNISVMCGPDLAHGAVAKRLVTCMTQIQEHGRALEPVVGGFAAVFHHYDFDAQTPGNGYRTLIKVLQSCLLHIIHKGRYIASNYNSAFFRAEHNASEMEAYCSALCQLRALLHLAQRLINDNGYGQLYSLQDGELSRKFVQEYISMHKACFYGRCLGFQYSPTLRPFLQTVVISMVSYGETYGKQQSGLGMAALSLLTSGKYVINPELRGAEFERITQNLDMQFWKSFWNLTESGLITGFNRIASSPVQVNLTLTLPPVTLRLPLASDPSLTATVSPPIAHWGPGPVHMRLISYELREGQDSEELLAFSRTDPPPISVSHLPWVQKQPRSPWLLVHFHGGGFVAQTSRSHENYLRAWSKELSVPILSVDYSLSPEAPFPRALEECFYAYCWALNNCHLLGSTAERVCLAGDSAGGNLCITVSMKAMSSGIRVPDGIMAAYPATLLTTDASPSRLLTLIDPLLPLGVLAKCLNAYAGADSQTVQPAVESGSLSSLGRDTAVLLSDLTQGASNWIQSFLDPMRTSGGARSVSSVQRKSQSSEPRRTPARTSTPNCGGQMDYPEGFEPLRSESLAFIRPTSCPIIRNPFVSPLLAPNHLLKGLPPVHIVASALDALLDDSVMFAKKLRDMGQPVSLTVVEDLPHGFLSILQLAKETEVASEICVEQMRKIFQGENRTPALRKRPKLAETNQSSKTSG; the protein is encoded by the exons ATGAGTTGTCTCGCAGGAGATGACGCCATtaagatctgtgtgtgttctttaaGGTTTACAGTGCACATCACATGTCTGCTGTGTCGGTTGCTACAGAGacagatactgtatataaagggggttaaaaaaaaaactgactctGCTCTTGTCTCTCATTCTCCCCCAACCTCAGATATGGATTACAAGGTTTTGTTTGCAGCCTTGGCGACAGTATGTGAAGACAACATTTCTGTTATGTGTGGGCCCGATTTGGCTCACGGCGCTGTTGCCAAGCGACTGGTCACTTGTATGACACAGATTCAGGAGCACGGCCGAGCCCTGGAGCCTGTGGTCGGTGGCTTCGCCGCCGTCTTCCACCATTATGACTTTGACGCACAAACGCCTGGGAATGGCTACCGCACCTTGATCAAG gtgTTGCAATCCTGCCTTTTGCACATCATTCACAAGGGCCGTTACATTGCCTCTAATTACAACAGTGCCTTCTTCAGGGCGGAGCACAACGCCTCTGAGATGGAGGCGTACTGCAGCGCTCTGTGTCAGCTGCGCGCCCTGCTCCACCTCGCCCAGCGGCTCATCAACGACAACGGCTACGGCCAGCTGTACTCCCTGCAGGACGGGGAACTAAGCCGCAAGTTCGTGCAGGAGTACATCTCTATGCACAAAGCCTGTTTCTATGGCCGCTGTCTGGGCTTTCAG TATTCGCCAACGCTGCGTCCCTTCCTCCAGACCGTTGTCATAAGCATGGTTTCATATGGCGAGACGTATGGTAAACAGCAGTCTGGCTTGG GTATGGCagccctctccctcctcacatcAGGGAAGTACGTCATCAATCCGGAGTTGCGTGGTGCTGAGTTTGAACGCATTACCCAGAACCTGGACATGCAGTTCTGGAAGTCCTTCTGGAACCTCACTGAGTCCGGCCTTATAACA gGCTTCAACAGGATAGCCTCTAGCCCAGTGCAGGTGAATCTCACCCTCACTTTGCCTCCTGTCACTCTACGCCTCCCGCTGGCCTCAGACCCCAGTCTAACAGCCACCGTTTCACCTCCAATAGCCCACTGGGGGCCCGGGCCAGTCCACATGCGTCTCATTTCTTATGAGCTTCGAGAAGGACAG GACAGCGAAGAGCTGCTAGCTTTTTCTCGAACTGATCCTCCCCCCATCTCCGTTTCCCATCTCCCCTGGGTACAAAAGCAGCCTCGCTCCCCCTGGCTGCTCGTCCACTTCCATGGAGGGGGCTTTGTGGCCCAGACTTCCAGATCCCATGAG AATTATCTTCGGGCTTGGTCCAAGGAGCTGAGCGTACCTATCCTCTCCGTGGACTACTCTCTGTCACCTGAAGCACCTTTTCCCAGAGCTCTGGAGGAGTGTTTCTACGCCTACTGCTGGGCTCTGAACAACTGTCACCTGCTGG gcTCCACAGCAGAGCGGGTTTGTCTGGCAGGTGACAGCGCTGGAGGAAACCTCTGCATCACTGTGTCCATGAAGGCCATGTCCAGCGGCATCCGAGTCCCTGACGGCATCATGGCTGCCTACCCCGCCACCCTGCTCACCACTGACGCCTCGCCATCCCGCCTGCTCACGCTCATCGACCCGCTGTTGCCTCTAGGTGTTCTGGCAAAGTGCCTCAATGCCTATGCAG GTGCAGACAGCCAGACGGTGCAGCCTGCAGTGGAAAGCGGCAGTCTGAGCTCTCTGGGTAGAGACACCGCTGTGCTGCTCAGCGATCTCACCCAGGGAGCCTCCAACTGGATCCAGTCCTTTCTGGACCCCATGCGGACTTCAGGCGGAGCCCGCTCAGTGTCATCAGTGCAGAGGAAGTCCCAGAGCAGTGAACCTCGCAGGACACCCGCTCGCACCTCCACACCAAACTGCGGAGGTCAGATGGATTACCCAGAAGGCTTTGAGCCCCTGCGATCCGAATCCCTGGCTTTCATTCGCCCAACTTCCTGTCCCATTATCAGGAACCCGTTTGTGTCGCCTCTGCTGGCTCCCAACCACCTGCTGAAAGGCCTGCCACCTGTACACATAGTG GCCTCTGCTCTGGATGCCTTGCTGGATGACTCGGTGATGTTTGCCAAGAAGCTGCGAGACATGGGCCAACCTGTGAGCCTGACGGTGGTGGAGGACCTGCCTCATGGCTTCCTCAGCATATTGCAGCTCGCCAAGGAGACGGAGGTCGCATCAGAAATCTGTGTGGAGCAAATGAGGAAGATTTTTCAGGGAGAAAACCGAACACCGGCCCTTCGCAAACGGCCAAAGCTGGCAGAGACTAACCAGAGTAGCAAAACGTCAGGCTGA
- the lipea gene encoding lipase, hormone-sensitive a isoform X3: MDYKVLFAALATVCEDNISVMCGPDLAHGAVAKRLVTCMTQIQEHGRALEPVVGGFAAVFHHYDFDAQTPGNGYRTLIKVLQSCLLHIIHKGRYIASNYNSAFFRAEHNASEMEAYCSALCQLRALLHLAQRLINDNGYGQLYSLQDGELSRKFVQEYISMHKACFYGRCLGFQYSPTLRPFLQTVVISMVSYGETYGKQQSGLGMAALSLLTSGKYVINPELRGAEFERITQNLDMQFWKSFWNLTESGLITGFNRIASSPVQVNLTLTLPPVTLRLPLASDPSLTATVSPPIAHWGPGPVHMRLISYELREGQDSEELLAFSRTDPPPISVSHLPWVQKQPRSPWLLVHFHGGGFVAQTSRSHENYLRAWSKELSVPILSVDYSLSPEAPFPRALEECFYAYCWALNNCHLLGSTAERVCLAGDSAGGNLCITVSMKAMSSGIRVPDGIMAAYPATLLTTDASPSRLLTLIDPLLPLGVLAKCLNAYAGADSQTVQPAVESGSLSSLGRDTAVLLSDLTQGASNWIQSFLDPMRTSGGARSVSSVQRKSQSSEPRRTPARTSTPNCGGQMDYPEGFEPLRSESLAFIRPTSCPIIRNPFVSPLLAPNHLLKGLPPVHIVASALDALLDDSVMFAKKLRDMGQPVSLTVVEDLPHGFLSILQLAKETEVASEICVEQMRKIFQGENRTPALRKRPKLAETNQSSKTSG, encoded by the exons ATGGATTACAAGGTTTTGTTTGCAGCCTTGGCGACAGTATGTGAAGACAACATTTCTGTTATGTGTGGGCCCGATTTGGCTCACGGCGCTGTTGCCAAGCGACTGGTCACTTGTATGACACAGATTCAGGAGCACGGCCGAGCCCTGGAGCCTGTGGTCGGTGGCTTCGCCGCCGTCTTCCACCATTATGACTTTGACGCACAAACGCCTGGGAATGGCTACCGCACCTTGATCAAG gtgTTGCAATCCTGCCTTTTGCACATCATTCACAAGGGCCGTTACATTGCCTCTAATTACAACAGTGCCTTCTTCAGGGCGGAGCACAACGCCTCTGAGATGGAGGCGTACTGCAGCGCTCTGTGTCAGCTGCGCGCCCTGCTCCACCTCGCCCAGCGGCTCATCAACGACAACGGCTACGGCCAGCTGTACTCCCTGCAGGACGGGGAACTAAGCCGCAAGTTCGTGCAGGAGTACATCTCTATGCACAAAGCCTGTTTCTATGGCCGCTGTCTGGGCTTTCAG TATTCGCCAACGCTGCGTCCCTTCCTCCAGACCGTTGTCATAAGCATGGTTTCATATGGCGAGACGTATGGTAAACAGCAGTCTGGCTTGG GTATGGCagccctctccctcctcacatcAGGGAAGTACGTCATCAATCCGGAGTTGCGTGGTGCTGAGTTTGAACGCATTACCCAGAACCTGGACATGCAGTTCTGGAAGTCCTTCTGGAACCTCACTGAGTCCGGCCTTATAACA gGCTTCAACAGGATAGCCTCTAGCCCAGTGCAGGTGAATCTCACCCTCACTTTGCCTCCTGTCACTCTACGCCTCCCGCTGGCCTCAGACCCCAGTCTAACAGCCACCGTTTCACCTCCAATAGCCCACTGGGGGCCCGGGCCAGTCCACATGCGTCTCATTTCTTATGAGCTTCGAGAAGGACAG GACAGCGAAGAGCTGCTAGCTTTTTCTCGAACTGATCCTCCCCCCATCTCCGTTTCCCATCTCCCCTGGGTACAAAAGCAGCCTCGCTCCCCCTGGCTGCTCGTCCACTTCCATGGAGGGGGCTTTGTGGCCCAGACTTCCAGATCCCATGAG AATTATCTTCGGGCTTGGTCCAAGGAGCTGAGCGTACCTATCCTCTCCGTGGACTACTCTCTGTCACCTGAAGCACCTTTTCCCAGAGCTCTGGAGGAGTGTTTCTACGCCTACTGCTGGGCTCTGAACAACTGTCACCTGCTGG gcTCCACAGCAGAGCGGGTTTGTCTGGCAGGTGACAGCGCTGGAGGAAACCTCTGCATCACTGTGTCCATGAAGGCCATGTCCAGCGGCATCCGAGTCCCTGACGGCATCATGGCTGCCTACCCCGCCACCCTGCTCACCACTGACGCCTCGCCATCCCGCCTGCTCACGCTCATCGACCCGCTGTTGCCTCTAGGTGTTCTGGCAAAGTGCCTCAATGCCTATGCAG GTGCAGACAGCCAGACGGTGCAGCCTGCAGTGGAAAGCGGCAGTCTGAGCTCTCTGGGTAGAGACACCGCTGTGCTGCTCAGCGATCTCACCCAGGGAGCCTCCAACTGGATCCAGTCCTTTCTGGACCCCATGCGGACTTCAGGCGGAGCCCGCTCAGTGTCATCAGTGCAGAGGAAGTCCCAGAGCAGTGAACCTCGCAGGACACCCGCTCGCACCTCCACACCAAACTGCGGAGGTCAGATGGATTACCCAGAAGGCTTTGAGCCCCTGCGATCCGAATCCCTGGCTTTCATTCGCCCAACTTCCTGTCCCATTATCAGGAACCCGTTTGTGTCGCCTCTGCTGGCTCCCAACCACCTGCTGAAAGGCCTGCCACCTGTACACATAGTG GCCTCTGCTCTGGATGCCTTGCTGGATGACTCGGTGATGTTTGCCAAGAAGCTGCGAGACATGGGCCAACCTGTGAGCCTGACGGTGGTGGAGGACCTGCCTCATGGCTTCCTCAGCATATTGCAGCTCGCCAAGGAGACGGAGGTCGCATCAGAAATCTGTGTGGAGCAAATGAGGAAGATTTTTCAGGGAGAAAACCGAACACCGGCCCTTCGCAAACGGCCAAAGCTGGCAGAGACTAACCAGAGTAGCAAAACGTCAGGCTGA